In Spirochaeta thermophila DSM 6578, the following proteins share a genomic window:
- a CDS encoding glycosyltransferase → MNIAFFMDCFPPMKNGVVTVVLQARDALVRQGHHVVIVSVDTAHHPYTGHDDFLLFPQISLDFGSKQGYGYALTRKKRVVEFLTRHRIDIVHSHTEFATGFAAGKAARALGIPRVCTAHTMWEDYAHYFPLLKMKPVVRTYFRRYLKGASLLIAPSPKSALYFREITPWMETVVVPNGIDIQRFKGNIREEAVREIRERYRLSPEHRVVLFVGRMGPEKRIEELYEAMKPLLKRNTAVRLVYVGDGPGFEPLARRVKAEGLNDRVILTGFVDWEKIAAFYSIAEVFVSASLSEVHPITTLEAAAAGLPLVCRRDVSYEGVVREGENGFQVDDDAEIEEKVALLLEDTALRDRMAAASRGVADEYSIERHAERLVEVYTRVLANHRKG, encoded by the coding sequence ATGAACATCGCCTTTTTCATGGACTGTTTCCCCCCGATGAAGAACGGGGTGGTCACGGTGGTGCTCCAGGCCAGGGATGCCCTCGTACGCCAGGGACACCACGTGGTGATCGTCTCCGTGGACACGGCACACCATCCGTACACCGGTCATGACGACTTCCTCCTCTTCCCGCAGATCTCCCTCGACTTCGGTTCCAAGCAGGGGTACGGCTACGCCCTCACGAGGAAGAAACGAGTGGTCGAGTTCCTCACACGACACCGGATCGACATCGTACACAGCCACACCGAGTTCGCCACGGGATTCGCCGCGGGCAAGGCCGCCCGGGCCCTGGGGATCCCCCGGGTGTGTACCGCCCACACCATGTGGGAGGACTACGCCCACTACTTCCCCCTCCTCAAGATGAAGCCCGTGGTGAGGACCTACTTCAGGCGTTACCTCAAGGGGGCCTCGCTCCTCATCGCCCCCTCGCCCAAATCGGCCCTCTACTTCCGGGAGATCACCCCCTGGATGGAGACGGTGGTGGTTCCCAACGGCATCGACATCCAGAGGTTCAAGGGCAACATCCGGGAAGAGGCGGTGCGGGAGATCAGGGAGCGGTACCGCCTCTCTCCCGAGCACCGTGTGGTGCTCTTCGTGGGCCGGATGGGACCCGAGAAGCGCATCGAGGAGCTCTACGAGGCGATGAAGCCTCTCCTGAAGAGGAACACAGCGGTGCGGCTCGTCTATGTGGGCGACGGGCCCGGATTCGAGCCGCTCGCGCGAAGGGTGAAAGCGGAGGGCCTGAACGATCGGGTGATCCTCACCGGGTTCGTGGACTGGGAGAAGATCGCCGCCTTCTACTCGATCGCAGAGGTGTTCGTCTCGGCCTCACTCAGCGAGGTGCACCCCATCACCACCCTCGAGGCCGCGGCGGCAGGCTTGCCTCTTGTCTGCAGGCGCGATGTGAGCTACGAAGGTGTGGTACGCGAGGGGGAGAACGGGTTCCAGGTGGACGACGATGCGGAGATTGAGGAGAAGGTTGCCCTCCTCCTTGAGGACACAGCGTTACGGGATCGGATGGCCGCCGCCTCCCGAGGTGTGGCGGACGAGTACTCCATAGAACGACACGCCGAACGCCTGGTGGAGGTGTACACCAGGGTACTGGCGAACCATCGAAAGGGATAA
- a CDS encoding TetR/AcrR family transcriptional regulator, whose protein sequence is MRNMDTGTEERIRKAAFEVFSEKGKAGTTMREIAQRAGVNKALVHYYFRTKDSLYETIAEEMARLALRLVFRPGDEALTLEELLPVLIRRHIEAMRAHPQLFRFLIGELASNRAEFLAIFARQLTLGERHVWSYFLEKIEEARKEGRIKEMDPFQLILDIVSLNIFPLLVAPALLPLIAEKAGIELDVEQVLEERADHVARLIWDAIKKE, encoded by the coding sequence ATGAGGAACATGGATACCGGTACAGAGGAACGGATACGAAAGGCGGCCTTCGAGGTCTTCAGCGAGAAAGGGAAGGCCGGTACCACCATGAGGGAGATCGCCCAAAGGGCCGGGGTGAACAAGGCCCTTGTCCACTACTACTTCAGAACCAAGGACAGTCTCTACGAGACCATCGCCGAGGAGATGGCCCGACTCGCCCTCAGGCTGGTCTTCCGACCCGGGGACGAGGCCCTCACACTCGAAGAGCTCCTCCCGGTCCTCATCAGGCGCCACATCGAAGCCATGCGGGCCCATCCCCAACTCTTCAGGTTCCTCATCGGCGAACTCGCCTCCAACAGGGCCGAATTCCTCGCCATCTTCGCCCGCCAGCTCACGCTGGGGGAGCGCCACGTGTGGAGTTACTTCCTCGAGAAGATCGAGGAGGCCCGGAAAGAGGGACGCATCAAAGAAATGGATCCTTTCCAGCTCATCCTCGACATCGTATCCCTCAACATATTTCCCCTCCTCGTCGCCCCCGCCCTCCTCCCGCTCATCGCAGAGAAGGCCGGCATCGAACTCGATGTGGAGCAGGTCCTCGAAGAACGGGCCGATCACGTCGCCCGTCTCATATGGGATGCCATCAAAAAGGAGTAG